From Sphingobium sp. RAC03, a single genomic window includes:
- a CDS encoding cbb3-type cytochrome c oxidase subunit 3, whose product MSYDALRHFADSWGLVFMALTYILLIGWHFLPHGRHASKRAATMIFEPDTEKTEADHG is encoded by the coding sequence ATGAGCTACGACGCTTTGCGGCATTTCGCCGATAGCTGGGGCCTCGTTTTCATGGCCCTGACCTACATCCTCCTCATCGGCTGGCATTTTCTGCCGCACGGCCGCCATGCCAGCAAGCGCGCGGCCACCATGATCTTCGAGCCAGACACGGAAAAGACGGAGGCCGACCATGGCTGA
- the ccoO gene encoding cytochrome-c oxidase, cbb3-type subunit II, with amino-acid sequence MASKFFDHGKLERNVSLLGIAALIVVAIGGIVEIAPLFWIDNTIEKVEGMRPYTPLELAGRNIYIREGCYNCHSQMIRPFRDETERYGHYSLAAESMYDHPFQWGSKRTGPDLARVGGRYSDEWHVQHLKDPRAVVPESIMPTYPFLAERELKAGDMTADLTALSRVGVPYSDADKEKANDDLKAQADPNADTADLIKRYPKAQVRDFDGDPTKLTEMDALVAYLQMIGTLVDVDAAKPLEGQPQPKEGTR; translated from the coding sequence ATGGCATCCAAATTCTTCGACCATGGCAAGCTGGAGCGGAATGTATCGCTGCTCGGTATTGCCGCCCTGATCGTCGTCGCCATCGGTGGCATCGTGGAAATCGCGCCCCTCTTCTGGATCGACAATACGATCGAGAAGGTGGAGGGGATGCGGCCCTACACCCCGCTGGAACTGGCCGGGCGCAACATCTACATCCGCGAAGGCTGCTACAACTGCCATAGCCAGATGATCCGTCCGTTCCGCGACGAAACCGAACGCTATGGCCATTACAGCCTGGCCGCCGAAAGCATGTACGACCATCCGTTCCAATGGGGATCCAAGCGGACCGGGCCGGACCTGGCGCGGGTCGGCGGGCGCTATTCCGACGAATGGCATGTCCAGCATTTGAAAGACCCGCGCGCCGTGGTGCCGGAATCGATCATGCCGACCTATCCTTTCCTCGCCGAACGCGAGCTGAAGGCGGGCGACATGACGGCGGACCTGACGGCGCTGAGCCGGGTCGGAGTTCCGTACAGCGATGCGGACAAGGAAAAGGCCAATGACGACCTTAAGGCCCAGGCCGATCCCAACGCCGATACGGCTGACCTGATCAAACGCTATCCCAAGGCGCAGGTGCGCGATTTCGATGGCGATCCGACAAAGTTGACCGAGATGGATGCGCTGGTCGCCTATCTCCAGATGATCGGCACGTTGGTCGATGTCGACGCCGCCAAGCCGCTCGAAGGCCAACCGCAGCCAAAGGAGGGGACGCGATGA
- the ccoN gene encoding cytochrome-c oxidase, cbb3-type subunit I encodes MDRLVMRTGGWFALALAAFAAMLGAVDSGFAVHMGIVCAVGLLLAILTMRGADYAGLARGMLKMPADQGKYDDDPVRWGVIATVFWGLAGFLVGLVIAFQLAFPALNLGLEYTSFGRMRPLHTSAVIFAFGGNALIATSFYVVQRTCRARLAFPSMARFVFWGYQLFIVLAATGYLMGITEGKEYAEPEWYVDLWLTVVWVCYLLVFGGTILKRSEPHIYVANWFYLAFIITIAMLHIVNNLSMPVSLLGSKSYSAFAGVQDALTQWWYGHNAVGFFLTAGFLAMMYYFVPKQAERPVYSYRLSIIHFWSLIFLYIWAGPHHLHYTALPDWAQTLGMVFSVMLWMPSWGGMINGLMTLNGAWDKIRTDPIIRMMVMALAFYGMSTFEGPLMSIKAVNSLSHYTDWTIGHVHSGALGWNGMITFACLYYMTPRLWGRERLYSLRLVNWHFWLATLGIVLYASSMWVAGIMQGLMWREYGADGYLVYAFSEVVTAMFPMYLIRGAGGLLYLAGAIIMAWNIGKTIAGSKLREEKSMHDAAFDPAADKPLLAAQPV; translated from the coding sequence ATGGACCGATTGGTAATGAGGACGGGCGGCTGGTTCGCGCTCGCGCTGGCCGCCTTCGCGGCGATGCTGGGCGCGGTGGACAGCGGGTTTGCCGTTCATATGGGGATCGTCTGCGCAGTCGGATTGCTGCTGGCGATCCTGACGATGCGCGGCGCGGATTATGCGGGGTTGGCGCGCGGCATGCTGAAAATGCCGGCCGACCAGGGCAAATATGATGATGACCCGGTCCGCTGGGGCGTGATCGCGACCGTGTTCTGGGGTCTGGCGGGTTTTCTCGTCGGACTGGTCATCGCGTTTCAGCTGGCCTTTCCCGCGCTCAACCTTGGGCTGGAATATACCAGCTTCGGTCGCATGCGGCCGCTGCATACATCGGCGGTCATCTTCGCCTTTGGCGGCAACGCGCTGATCGCGACGAGCTTCTATGTGGTGCAGCGCACTTGCCGCGCGCGGCTGGCATTCCCGTCCATGGCCCGCTTCGTCTTCTGGGGCTATCAGTTGTTCATCGTGCTGGCCGCGACCGGCTATCTGATGGGGATTACCGAGGGCAAGGAATATGCCGAGCCCGAATGGTATGTCGATCTGTGGCTGACGGTCGTGTGGGTCTGTTACCTGCTGGTGTTCGGCGGGACGATCCTCAAGCGCTCCGAGCCGCATATCTATGTGGCCAACTGGTTCTACCTCGCCTTCATCATCACCATCGCCATGCTGCACATCGTCAATAATCTGTCGATGCCGGTCAGCCTGCTGGGGTCCAAGAGCTACAGCGCCTTTGCCGGGGTGCAGGATGCGCTGACCCAATGGTGGTATGGCCATAATGCGGTGGGCTTCTTCCTGACCGCCGGCTTCCTGGCCATGATGTATTATTTCGTGCCCAAACAGGCGGAACGGCCGGTCTACAGCTATCGCCTGTCGATCATCCACTTCTGGTCGCTGATCTTCCTCTATATCTGGGCGGGGCCGCATCACCTTCACTATACCGCGCTGCCCGACTGGGCGCAGACGCTGGGCATGGTCTTTTCGGTCATGCTGTGGATGCCGAGCTGGGGCGGGATGATCAACGGCCTGATGACGCTCAACGGCGCCTGGGACAAGATCCGCACTGACCCGATCATCCGCATGATGGTGATGGCGCTGGCCTTCTACGGCATGTCGACCTTCGAAGGGCCGCTGATGTCGATCAAGGCCGTCAACAGCCTGTCCCATTATACCGACTGGACGATCGGCCATGTCCACTCCGGCGCGCTGGGCTGGAACGGCATGATCACCTTTGCCTGCCTCTATTATATGACGCCGCGCCTGTGGGGTCGGGAACGTCTCTATTCGCTGCGGCTGGTGAACTGGCACTTCTGGCTCGCGACGCTGGGCATCGTTCTCTACGCCTCGTCAATGTGGGTGGCGGGCATCATGCAGGGGCTGATGTGGCGCGAATATGGGGCCGATGGCTATCTCGTCTACGCCTTCTCCGAAGTCGTGACCGCCATGTTCCCCATGTATCTGATCCGCGGTGCCGGTGGCCTGCTTTACCTCGCCGGGGCGATCATCATGGCCTGGAACATCGGCAAGACCATCGCGGGCAGCAAGCTGCGCGAGGAGAAGTCGATGCACGACGCCGCCTTCGATCCAGCGGCCGACAAGCCGCTCCTCGCTGCCCAGCCTGTATAA